A genome region from Paracoccus stylophorae includes the following:
- a CDS encoding ABC transporter permease, with translation MFRGNRIFLACVYWAFVLYVFVPLILMVVMGFKDSKFIGFPIRSWTLDWYTGVFADAEVLSTFGYSLAIAVLATLVSVLVGTWIAVLLEGRRFAGRLAIFGLTVLPALVPGIISAIAFRIYARWLGIEPGMGAIVWAHAVHNVPFVALVVMARLSTLPRSQIEAARDLGADPLISFVRITLPYLVPAILGASIFCLLLSFDDFVRSFFLGGYDPTLPVLIFAKLRSGMSPEINAIATVALVLTAAIGIWAERFTRRLNKES, from the coding sequence TTGTTTCGCGGCAACCGGATCTTTCTAGCCTGCGTCTATTGGGCGTTCGTCCTTTACGTCTTTGTGCCGCTGATCCTGATGGTGGTGATGGGGTTCAAGGACAGCAAGTTCATCGGCTTTCCGATCCGGTCCTGGACCCTGGACTGGTACACCGGCGTCTTCGCCGATGCCGAGGTGCTGTCCACTTTCGGCTATTCGCTGGCCATCGCCGTTCTGGCGACGCTGGTGTCGGTGCTGGTCGGCACCTGGATCGCGGTCCTGCTGGAGGGGCGTCGCTTTGCCGGGCGACTGGCGATCTTCGGGCTGACCGTGCTGCCGGCGCTGGTGCCGGGCATCATCTCGGCCATCGCGTTTCGCATCTATGCCCGCTGGCTGGGGATCGAGCCGGGGATGGGCGCCATCGTCTGGGCGCATGCGGTGCATAACGTGCCGTTCGTGGCGCTGGTGGTGATGGCGCGCCTGTCGACCCTGCCCCGAAGCCAGATCGAGGCGGCGCGCGATCTGGGCGCCGATCCGCTGATTTCCTTCGTGCGCATCACCCTGCCGTATCTGGTCCCGGCGATCCTGGGGGCATCGATCTTCTGCCTGCTGCTGTCGTTCGACGATTTCGTGCGCTCGTTCTTCCTTGGCGGATACGACCCGACGCTGCCGGTGCTGATTTTCGCCAAGCTGCGGTCGGGCATGAGCCCCGAGATCAATGCCATCGCCACCGTCGCGCTGGTCCTGACCGCCGCCATCGGCATCTGGGCCGAACGCTTCACCCGCCGCCTGAACAAGGAAAGCTGA
- a CDS encoding PaaX family transcriptional regulator C-terminal domain-containing protein, producing the protein MNKPARHTLFVTPPRASSFIVTLYGDVVEPRGGVLWMGTLIACCARQGISESLVRTAVSRLVAAGRLQGERIGRRSFYRLSAAAQDEFRRAGRILFSPPDLPTAWVVALSAPPQPGWAALGDGAIAPDSPRLVLPPGPVLRARSIAGVSDLPEFAARHWPLADVARIYRAFLARFSGLASGIETAGLEDAEALALRLRLTDEYRHAALADPRLPAEAMPADWPAGAAHDLFRHLYVKLSPAADRWVGASFADSVGLLPESTQESRRRVEDLARRERKELI; encoded by the coding sequence GTGAACAAACCCGCGCGTCATACCCTGTTCGTGACCCCGCCCCGTGCGTCGTCCTTTATCGTCACCCTCTACGGCGACGTGGTCGAGCCGCGCGGCGGCGTCCTGTGGATGGGCACGCTGATCGCGTGCTGCGCGCGGCAGGGGATCAGCGAAAGCCTTGTCCGCACGGCCGTCTCGCGGCTGGTCGCGGCGGGCAGGTTGCAGGGCGAGCGGATCGGACGGCGCAGCTTTTATCGTTTGTCGGCCGCCGCGCAGGACGAATTCCGCCGCGCCGGCCGCATCCTGTTTTCGCCCCCCGATCTGCCGACCGCATGGGTCGTCGCGCTGAGCGCGCCGCCGCAGCCGGGCTGGGCCGCGCTTGGCGACGGGGCCATCGCGCCCGATTCACCGCGTCTGGTCCTGCCGCCCGGCCCGGTCCTGCGCGCCCGCAGCATCGCGGGCGTGTCCGATCTGCCGGAATTCGCCGCGCGCCATTGGCCGCTGGCGGATGTGGCGCGCATCTATCGCGCGTTTCTGGCGCGGTTTTCGGGCCTCGCGTCGGGGATCGAGACCGCCGGGCTGGAGGATGCCGAGGCGCTGGCCCTGCGCCTGCGCCTGACCGACGAATACCGCCACGCCGCGCTGGCCGATCCGCGCCTGCCGGCCGAGGCGATGCCCGCCGACTGGCCCGCCGGCGCGGCGCATGACTTGTTCCGGCATCTCTATGTGAAACTGTCGCCCGCCGCGGATCGTTGGGTCGGGGCCAGCTTTGCCGATTCTGTCGGTCTGCTGCCGGAAAGCACCCAAGAATCGCGGCGACGGGTAGAGGATCTGGCGCGGAGAGAGCGCAAGGAGCTGATCTGA
- a CDS encoding ABC transporter ATP-binding protein: protein MTDQTPLVRIDGLSKHFGQTVALDSLTLDIARGEFVTFLGPSGCGKSTTLRILGGFERPTTGRVILDGVDVTNQPPEKRHVNMVFQDYALFPHMTVAQNVSFGLELKGMGKAAISNRLTEILSFLELEAYADRYPVQLSGGQRQRVALARALAPDPALLLLDEPLGALDAKLRGQVQQELKSIQRRTDKTFFFVTHDQEEALTMSDRIVVLNKGRVEQDGTPEQLYFHPASRFVAQFIGETNLLSGRVRGTDGDRIVMDWQGTTLTGTAPASVPDAGQTVTASVRLEKLGFHNERPQTENAVQGRVVGRTFLGSRMAMQIAVGETEEAQLRAYVDADTGRALGGDPVWIGWDADHMAVLND from the coding sequence ATGACCGACCAGACACCGCTTGTCCGCATCGACGGGCTGTCCAAGCATTTCGGCCAGACCGTCGCGCTGGACAGCCTGACGCTGGACATCGCGCGGGGCGAGTTCGTGACCTTTCTGGGCCCCTCGGGCTGCGGCAAGTCCACCACGCTGCGCATCCTGGGCGGGTTCGAGCGTCCGACGACGGGGCGCGTGATCCTGGACGGCGTCGATGTGACCAACCAGCCGCCCGAAAAGCGCCATGTGAACATGGTGTTTCAGGATTACGCGCTGTTTCCGCACATGACGGTGGCGCAGAACGTGTCCTTCGGGCTGGAACTGAAGGGCATGGGCAAGGCCGCCATCAGCAACCGCCTGACCGAGATCCTGTCGTTTCTGGAACTTGAGGCCTATGCCGACCGCTATCCGGTGCAGTTGTCGGGCGGCCAGCGTCAGCGCGTGGCCCTGGCCCGTGCGCTGGCGCCCGATCCGGCGCTGCTGCTGCTGGACGAGCCGCTTGGCGCGCTGGACGCCAAGCTGCGCGGGCAGGTGCAGCAGGAACTGAAGTCGATCCAGCGCCGCACCGACAAGACCTTCTTCTTCGTCACCCACGATCAGGAAGAGGCGCTGACCATGTCCGACCGCATCGTGGTCCTGAACAAGGGCCGCGTCGAACAGGACGGCACGCCCGAGCAGCTGTATTTCCACCCCGCCAGCCGCTTCGTGGCCCAATTCATCGGCGAAACCAACCTGCTGTCGGGCCGGGTGCGCGGCACCGACGGCGACAGGATCGTGATGGACTGGCAGGGCACGACGCTGACGGGCACGGCGCCCGCCTCGGTGCCCGATGCGGGGCAGACCGTCACCGCCTCGGTCCGGCTGGAGAAGCTGGGATTTCACAACGAACGCCCGCAGACCGAGAATGCCGTGCAGGGTCGCGTGGTCGGCCGGACCTTCCTTGGCTCTCGCATGGCGATGCAGATCGCCGTGGGCGAGACCGAGGAGGCGCAGCTTCGGGCCTATGTCGATGCCGACACCGGCCGCGCGCTTGGCGGCGATCCGGTCTGGATCGGATGGGACGCCGATCACATGGCGGTTCTGAACGACTGA